In the genome of Bradysia coprophila strain Holo2 unplaced genomic scaffold, BU_Bcop_v1 contig_232, whole genome shotgun sequence, one region contains:
- the LOC119076852 gene encoding putative odorant receptor 71a, translated as MHSTRIHTVIDRTISFFRRIGIWHGEVRPTMNQLRLKLFYSIYHTFFCTSLYVGAITNESADESIFLAEAAIIVAVFTIKIWMLIWKQKQIMRLLNRICVFSIRNGEEFEFFNDKVEKFIKFVKLFACATVIASLGCSVFPFFVNEKLFIVDIAFPLDWKDSEIGFWMAYIFFVSEIVLTLLALTFSVIIWYLLLHCSLRYKILGMEIRNMGRTTDPSKEEISAKEQQAIFYQDLVALIEAHLHLRGLIDELEAFLSKLFLLEFATSGLCICGSIYCLAFDISDNFVERIVHVYTFFYHTAELFMITYFGNEILVKSSRLSYSLFEVDWVDQPRSTTKCIIIFGEYLRQSHQLLIGRLYPLTLETFTRILKSSYSLFNILKNTKQ; from the exons ATGCATTCCACCCGAATTCATACAGTGATCGATCGAactatttctttctttcgtcGTATTGGCATTTGGCATGGAGAGGTCAGGCCTACAATGAATCAACTTAGACTGAAGTTATTCTATAGCATCTATCACACGTTTTTTTGCACGTCATTGTATGTTGGAGCGATTACAAATGAATCCGCAGATGAGAGTATATTCTTAGCGGAAGCAGCAATTATTGTTGCAGTtttcacaattaaaatttggatgTTGATTTGGAAGCAAAAGCAAATTATGCGTTTGCTTAATAGAATTTGTGTCTTTTCAATTCGAAATGGCGAAGAATTCGAGTTTTTCAATGACAAAGTGgagaaattcattaaatttgtgaaattattCGCATGTGCTACCGTCATTGCTTCTTTGGGATGTTcagttttcccattttttgtaaatgaaaagTTATTTATTGTGGACATTGCGTTTCCGTTGGATTGGAAAGATAGCGAAATTGGGTTTTGGATGgcgtacattttcttcgtTTCCGAAATTGTTCTCACTCTTTTGGCGCTGACGTTTTCCGTTATAATTTGGTATTTACTGCTGCATTGTTCTTTGAGATATAAAATTCTAGGAATGGAAATCAGAAACATGGGACGAACCACAGATCCCAGTAAAGAAGAAATATCTGCTAAAGAACAACAAGCCATTTTTTATCAGGACTTGGTGGCGTTGATCGAAGCTCATCTTCATTTAAGGGG attaaTCGACGAACTCGAagcatttttatcaaaattgtttctgctAGAATTTGCTACCAGTGGCCTCTGCATTTGCGGCTCGATTTATTGCTTGGCATTT GATATTAGCGACAATTTTGTGGAACGTATAGTTCACGTCTACACGTTTTTCTACCACACTGCTGAATTGTTTATGATAACGTACTTCGGGAAtgaaattttggtgaaaagtAGTCGTCTCAGCTACAGTTTGTTTGAAGTTGATTGGGTCGACCAACCACGTTCGACCACGAAATGCATAATcatttttggtgaatatttGAGGCAATCGCATCAGTTGTTAATCGGTAGATTGTATCCGTTAACTTTGGAAACATTTACTAGG ATTTTGAAATCGTCTTACAGCTTGTTCAACATTCTAAAAAATACTAAACAGTAA
- the LOC119076845 gene encoding putative odorant receptor 71a, producing MHSTRIHTVIDRTISFFRRIGIWHEEVGPLMGQLRLKLFYSIYYLFFVISLSIGSITSETADESIFLAEAAIIIAVFTIKIWMLIWKQKQIMRLLNRICVFSIRNDQEYVFFNEKVEKFIKFVTVFSCVTVVVSVGNTIFPFFGNGKLLLLDIAFPLDWKNSEIGFWMAYIFFFSENVLSFLPFAFSVIIWYLLLHCSLRYKILGMEIGNMGRRTDGSKVNISVKEQQAIFYQDLVASIEAHLHLRGLIDELESFLSKLFLLEFATSGLCICGSIYCLAFDISDHFVERVVHIYMFFYHTAELFMITYFGNEILVTSGRLSFSLFEADWVDQPPSTTKCIIIFGEYLRQSHQLLIGRLYPLTLETFTRILKSSYSLFNILKNTKQ from the exons ATGCATTCCACCCGAATTCATACGGTGATCGATCGAactatttctttctttcgtcGTATTGGCATTTGGCATGAAGAAGTCGGGCCTCTAATGGGTCAACTAAGACTGAAGTTATTCTATAGTATCTATTACttgttttttgtcatttcattATCGATTGGATCAATTACAAGCGAAACCGCAGATGAAAGTATATTCTTAGCGGAAGCAGCAATTATTATTGCAGTtttcacaattaaaatttggatgTTGATTTGGAAGCAGAAGCAAATTATGCGTTTGCTTAATAGAATTTGTGTCTTTTCAATTCGAAATGATCAAGAATAcgtatttttcaatgaaaaagtggaaaaattcattaagTTTGTGACAGTATTCTCATGTGTTACTGTCGTTGTTTCTGTGGGAAATAcgattttcccatttttcggAAATGGAAAGTTACTTCTTTTGGACATTGCGTTTCCTCTggattggaaaaatagtgaaaTTGGGTTTTGGATGgcgtacattttcttcttttccgAAAATGTTCTATCGTTTCTGCCGTTTGCGTTTTCTGTTATAATTTGGTATCTATTGCTGCATTGCTCTTTGAGATATAAAATTCTAGGAATGGAAATTGGAAACATGGGACGAAGAACAGATGGCAGTAAAGTAAACATATCTGTTAAAGAACAACAGGCCATTTTTTATCAGGACTTGGTGGCGTCGATTGAAGCTCACCTTCATTTGAGGGG gttAATCGACGAACTGGaatcatttttatcaaaattgtttctgctAGAATTTGCTACCAGTGGCCTCTGCATTTGCGGCTCGATTTATTGCTTAGCGTTC GATATCAGCGACCATTTTGTGGAACGCGTTGTTCATATCTATATGTTTTTCTATCACACTGCTGAATTGTTTATGATAACGTACTTCGGGAATGAGATTTTGGTGACAAGTGGTCGTCTCAGCTTCAGTTTGTTTGAAGCTGATTGGGTCGACCAACCACCTTCGACCACGAAATGCATAATcatttttggtgaatatttGAGGCAATCGCATCAGTTGTTAATCGGTAGATTGTATCCGTTAACTTTGGAAACATTTACTAGG ATTTTGAAATCGTCTTACAGCTTGTTCAACATTCTAAAAAATACTAAACAGTAA
- the LOC119076887 gene encoding DNA replication complex GINS protein SLD5: MDTETTNPEVSEDIEVDDDDDDEEEPITAKKVLDTLRQAWLNERFAPEILLHQTDMLDLMLGQVSHMEENVKQLPTNDFRGIIHRMELERIKYIISSYLRCRLAKIENFTDFILAQEATRDEKLLSDGELAYATSYLKMNKNHFQQIVLQHIPTLKDDYAQNMARPNEMSHIFLVANKDVPSVIVGVNDEEVDLQVGSRHIMPYKLAADLLKSGDVQLI, translated from the exons ATGGATACAGAAACAACTAATCCTGAAGTTTCAGAAGATATTGAAGTCgacgacgatgatgatgatgaggaAGAGCCGATTACAGCAAAGAAA GTGCTTGATACACTACGACAGGCATGGTTGAACGAAAGATTCGCTCCCGAAATTCTTCTTCACCAAACCGATATGCTCGATCTGATGCTCGGCCAGGTATCGCACATGGAAGAGAATGTCAAGCAATTGCCAACGAACGATTTCCGCGGTATCATCCATCGCATGGAATTGGAACGCATCAAGTACATAATTTCCAGTTACCTGCGGTGTCGACtggcgaaaatcgaaaatttcaccGATTTCATTCTTGCTCAGGAAGCGACCCGTGACGAGAAACTTTTGTCGGATGGAGAGCTCGCCTATGCAACAAGCTACCTGAAGATgaacaaaaatcatttccagCAAATCGTTTTGCAGCACATTCCGACACTGAAAGATGATTATGCCCAAAATATGGCTCGACCCAACGAAATGAGCCACATATTTCTGGTGGCGAATAAGGACG TTCCTTCGGTTATTGTTGGTGTGAATGATGAGGAAGTGGATTTGCAGGTCGGATCCCGCCACATTATGCCGTACAAATTAGCTGCAGATTTACTGAAAAGTGGAGACGTACAATTGATCTAG
- the LOC119076886 gene encoding ATP synthase subunit b, mitochondrial translates to MLSRAAILSVQRPIGTVVARTSAASAASSDQLFQRPVRQEPGKVRMGFLPEEWFTFFYKKTGVTGPYTFGVGLATYLCSKEIYVMEHEYYNGLSFAIMIIFAVKKLGPAIAAYCDKEIDQIANDLNQGRIDELASYEEQIKAEKTEQWRADGQVMLMEAKKENVALQLEAAYRERIARVYNEVKRRLDYQVECQTVVRNVNQKHMVNWIVNNVLKSITPDQEKETLNKCISDLGALAAANK, encoded by the exons atgttgtccCGGGCTGCAATACTCTCAG TGCAACGACCAATCGGTACTGTTGTGGCTAGAACATCCGCTGCATCAGCTGCCAGTTCGGATCAGCTTTTCCAGCGACCTGTTCGCCAGGAGCCCGGAAAAGTCCGTATGGGCTTTTTGCCAGAAGAATG GTTCACATTCTTCTACAAAAAAACGGGTGTGACTGGTCCGTATACTTTCGGTGTCGGTCTCGCCACCTATCTCTGTTCCAAGGAAATTTATGTCATGGAGCACGAATACTACAATGGTCTTTCATTCGCCATCATGATCATCTTTGCTGTCAAAAAACTTGGTCCAGCGATCGCTGCTTACTGTGACAAAGAAATCGACCAAATTGCCAATGATTTGAACCAAGGTCGCATCGACGAATTAGCCAGTTACGAAGAACAAATCAAGGCGGAAAAAACAGAGCAATGGCGTGCCGATGGACAGGTTATGCTGATGGAAGCGAAGAAAGAGAATGTGGCATTGCAATTGGAAGCCGCGTACCGTGAACGTATTGCTCGCGTGTACAATGAGGTGAAACGTCGCTTGGACTACCAAGTTGAATGTCAAACTGTCGTTCGTAATGTTAATCAGAAGCATATGGTTAACTGGATCGTCAACAATGTCCTTAAATCGATCACACCCGATCAGGAGAAGGAGACCCTCAACAAATGTATTTCGGATTTGGGAGCCCTAGCCGCAGCCAACAAATAG